In Chitinophaga oryzae, the sequence GAAGGTATAATTGGCTTTCAGTTTCTCCGCGTTGGCGCCGGGTGATTTGGCAGTGGCGAGATATTGGGTGATCGTGTTCAGGGCGCCCTGGAAATCGCCGGTGCCGGCCATGGCGCGGGAGTAAGCCACCAATACAGGTTTCAGGCCGCTGCTGTCCAGCTGTTTGAGTTTGGTAAAGCTTTCTTTGGCGGAGGCATAATCTTTCAGGTCTATGTAACAGAGGCCCATCTGGCCGTAGGCGTCGGTGAAACCGGGAGCGGCTTTGAGTGCATTTTGCAGCAGGGCGATGGCTTCCCTGCTTTTGTACATACGGACGGCGTCTACCGCCTGATCAAAAAGGGCTTTGGCTTTCTTAGGGGCTGTTTCGTAGGTGACTGTCTGGGCCTGTATCTGCAGGCAGCAGCACCATAAACAGGCGGATAATAACAGCGCACGTTTCATAAGAGTATCTGGCTTGTGTAACGAAGATAGAAGATAAAACGAAGAAGCCGCTGCTTTCATTGCAGCGGCTTCTTCGTTTTTATCGCTATCCTGTTAAGGTACGTTGATGTATTTGTGTACCTGTAAAGACAGGCCCCATTCGGGGTGATCTTTGATGTAATCTATGATCAGCGGCGTCATTTCGGCGCTGCGGTCCCATTCCGGCGCCAGGTACAGCTTACACTGTTTGCCGACCAGTGCGGCGTATTTCTCTGCCCAGGCAAAGTCGGATTTGTTGAAGATGACCACCTTCAGTTCGCTGGCCACTTTACATACTTCCGGCAGCGGCGCCTTGAACTTTTTGGGTGACAGGGTGATCCAGTCCCAGCTGCCGCTGAGCGGAGAGGAGCCGGATGTCTCCATGTGGGTACGGAACCCTTTCTTGTGCAGGGCTTTGGTGAGTGCGTCGAGGTTGTGCATTAAGGGTTCGCCGCCGGTGATCACGGCGAGGCGTCCCGGGTGGGAAGCGGCCTCTTCCACGATGTCAACGATTTCCCGTTGCGGGTGTTTGGCAGCGTCCCAACTC encodes:
- a CDS encoding 7-carboxy-7-deazaguanine synthase QueE, with product MSVITTNIKTSTLPVMESFYTLQGEGYYQGKAAYFIRLGGCDVGCHWCDVKESWDAAKHPQREIVDIVEEAASHPGRLAVITGGEPLMHNLDALTKALHKKGFRTHMETSGSSPLSGSWDWITLSPKKFKAPLPEVCKVASELKVVIFNKSDFAWAEKYAALVGKQCKLYLAPEWDRSAEMTPLIIDYIKDHPEWGLSLQVHKYINVP